Proteins encoded within one genomic window of Thermocladium sp. ECH_B:
- a CDS encoding cupin, giving the protein KIQWLITRDVGSTKFAVRRFTVEAGGRMPLHKHKYVEAVIILRGTLRVRVNDVEKILGPSDFFFTGPYEPHSIENIGSEEAEFICTISYEDDMSITPLE; this is encoded by the coding sequence CAAGATACAGTGGTTAATAACGAGGGACGTGGGGTCAACCAAGTTCGCGGTGAGGCGGTTCACGGTGGAGGCGGGAGGCCGCATGCCGCTGCATAAGCATAAGTACGTGGAGGCGGTCATCATATTAAGGGGAACATTAAGGGTTAGGGTTAATGATGTGGAGAAAATACTTGGGCCAAGCGACTTCTTCTTCACTGGCCCCTATGAGCCTCATTCAATTGAGAACATAGGCAGCGAGGAGGCCGAGTTCATTTGCACCATTTCGTATGAGGACGACATGAGCATTACGCCGCTGGAGTGA